A region of the Phaenicophaeus curvirostris isolate KB17595 chromosome 10, BPBGC_Pcur_1.0, whole genome shotgun sequence genome:
AGCTCTGCGTGGGCTGCTGGCTTTCTCAATATGTTACTCCTCCTTTTCAACTGTCCCATACAGTCGGTACGGGCGATCATCGGGGACACGCACTGGGAAATTACCTCCCTTTTCGGATGGTGCTCCCCGGCTCCACGCTGCGTTCCCTACAGGAACACCGGGCGATTTTCTAGTCACGCTGGCAGTAACTAACGGGCAATTGCTTCTCTACGCCGTGCTCTAGCACAGTTCTGATGGACTAAACTGGACACCGCTTTGAAGCAGAAGCTTTGACTGAGCACAAAGCATGACCAGGTACAATGAGGTTAATATATTCCTTGCCAAAGATCTTGTGATAAATCATTTACATCAGCAATCGATCTCAAAACTATGAGGTGCTGTAAGAACTAAAAACAGTTTTAGGGTAACTCCTCCATTATCTGCAACTATTTCCCAGACACTAATACACAGAACATAGCAATGAAAAACACTTGATACAAGTGATCTAAACGCAGGAGCTCCAGCAAGTTAAACAGAACCATAGCTGCCGTAAAACTGTAGCAGTTCCCCTACGGAGggcagggaaaagagagagagtcAACAGTCATATCTCATGTCTATAGCTTCATCCAAACTTTTATCGTCGTGTGTACTGGCAGCTAAAAACGTCGTTACTGGTGACCCTGTCACATTGATTACACTGGTGCTTGTGCTGGCATTGCGCACCGCAATGCTTGTCACATTAATGCCCAAAGTAAGCCGAGTCTGCTCCAAGGCCTTTTCTGGCACCGCAAATGCCTCCAGCTTCTTCTCCCCGTTAGCCATGTACGAGTTTTGGCAGCCGCGGCATATGCAGTCAAGGCAGGCTTTGCGGTTCGAGTAGCAAGGGCAGCGTTGGCCACGGCATGTAAGAACACTTGGATTTTGGGTGGCACGACCACATTTGCaccctttcttttcttgtggCTTTTTATACACAGTTTTTGTTGGGCTTCCCGGCATAACGTTACTGCTAGGaactttctcctttgctttgtcttttgttttcagcaCCCCGGGTTTGGCTTTTGGGTGAGATTTCTTAGGGGCATGTTCtaaattctttttcatgtttttgttaGACAGGAGCACAGTTTTACTTATTTTGGGAGTGGTGCCTCCGTTCGGCACCGTTGCAATAGGCtgcaaagacattttattttcctgcttcacTGTTACTGGAGCCGATGCGCCCAGTGTTGGGCCGCAGATGATGCTGGAAATGGGTAGAGGTTGCACCTTTTCGCTGTCGCTTTCCGACCGAGATCGCTTTCTGTTTAACTTAACTACCTTAGGTGTTGCTGCCGTACACGAGATTCCGTGCGGAGAAGCATCTGTGGACATGAAAATGTTATGGCTAAGAGGTGTGGGAGAAAGCTGCAGGAAAGGGCCGTTAGTCATGTTTGCTTCCAGGCTGGGCTGCAAATTAGAGTCACAGACTTCAGTGTTGGAAACAGTCTCCAAGCTCCGGAGAACTTCCTCCACGCTGAGGAGGAGCGAGCCGCCTGGCTTTATGTCCTCGCTGAAGCTGCAGATGTCGATGCCTGAGGTGCACAGGTCGCTCGTAGAGACGGTGTCGCACACAGGCTGCAGGCTGCCGGAGATGTCCTCGGTTTTTATGTATTCCCCGGTACTGCAGACATCAATCGTGTTTGCCTGTTCAGGAGAAGGAATATTCACCCCCAGTTTATCTACCGAAAGCCCATTACAATTGGGCAACCCGTTGATAACAGAACCCCTAATATCGATGCTGTGTGTGCTTTCAGGTATTGACGTAAAACTAGCTGGAGGATCAGCTGTGAGTTCCGAGGTTGAAGGTACTGGGGAATGTGTCAAACACAAAGCCAAGGCTGCGTCGGAAGATTTTTCTGTCTCGTCGTGGAGTGGCGATCCATCTTTGAGCAAAGCCAAGAGATCTGCAGAGCAATCAACTGCCTGGATGATGTCTCGTGCCAGCGGGGTCTGCGTTATGTATTCGCAGAGTTTCTTGTAGCAGTTCACCAAGATGCTCAGCTGCTTGTTCTCCTCAAACTGTTCGTAGTCCTTGCACCAGCTACATGATGgtttcatcatcatcttcttACCTTTACAAGTTTTGCAGACATAATGCTGACACGTGGAGTTGGTAGGAGCGATAGGGTCTTGTAGCAAGTTTCctaatgaaaaaagaaagagaaagatgacGATGGACATGTGGCAGCATCCCGGGATAGTGTGGGATGGGTTTTGGCACTATCGAAACAAATTGCCTGGAGAAGTTCAGCGAGTCACATGCAACAGCCTGTGAAAATTCTCACAGCTGCCCTAGCTGGTTTTAAACCaatattaaattaatgaaaaaaactaGAAGAAACCATCACACCACGATTTGTTGTCCTGCTGCAGCCGTTAACACACCCTTGTCTAACCCACTGCCAACCCCGTGTCTCAGTCAGCAGCTCCTTCCATCCAACTCACCAAACACACAAGGTTTCTACGAATTTACCCAAACTCCCACGAAGAGCTACTGCAGAGATGTTAATGACATCAGTGAAAACAAACGGCAACGGAGCAGAAGCAGACTCCGACAGGAATGGAAAAATGATGCAACAGCAACCCCAAAgggaaagacaacacagatgacttgGTTTTACTTTTCGTTTAGCTGGACTGAAAATAGAGCTTGGCTTGTGACGGTCGGTGCCATGACTATCACAGTTTTTAACTTTGCAAGCAACAAAACCAGTTAAATGGATCCCATGAATTCCTATAAACAGTGAATAAACCACCATGTAatctctgtgtacaaaccccaAACAAGCCCGAGCTGCATTGCTCTCTTACAGATTGTTCCTGTGCCAAACCAGAAGGTGCGACAAGGCGACTACTGACACATCCTGGGGAGTAGCGGCTCCCGGTTTTCCAATTCCCAGACACCTATTGCTGAAATAACTCTTCAAAGAGCGGCAGTGCCACAGCCACCACGCTTAAATACTTTAAGTGCCAACAACAGCTCCTGTCCTGGTTAGAAGTGATGAAACCAGAAGAAAGGATTTCTCCGAGGTCTTACGGTGAACAATAAAAAGCCAATAAAAATCAGTTGCTGAGGGGTCACCACACCTGCAGACACCCAGTTCTG
Encoded here:
- the MSL2 gene encoding E3 ubiquitin-protein ligase MSL2; this translates as MNPVNATALYVSASRLVLNYDPGDPQSFSEINKLLPYFRQSLSCCVCGNLLQDPIAPTNSTCQHYVCKTCKGKKMMMKPSCSWCKDYEQFEENKQLSILVNCYKKLCEYITQTPLARDIIQAVDCSADLLALLKDGSPLHDETEKSSDAALALCLTHSPVPSTSELTADPPASFTSIPESTHSIDIRGSVINGLPNCNGLSVDKLGVNIPSPEQANTIDVCSTGEYIKTEDISGSLQPVCDTVSTSDLCTSGIDICSFSEDIKPGGSLLLSVEEVLRSLETVSNTEVCDSNLQPSLEANMTNGPFLQLSPTPLSHNIFMSTDASPHGISCTAATPKVVKLNRKRSRSESDSEKVQPLPISSIICGPTLGASAPVTVKQENKMSLQPIATVPNGGTTPKISKTVLLSNKNMKKNLEHAPKKSHPKAKPGVLKTKDKAKEKVPSSNVMPGSPTKTVYKKPQEKKGCKCGRATQNPSVLTCRGQRCPCYSNRKACLDCICRGCQNSYMANGEKKLEAFAVPEKALEQTRLTLGINVTSIAVRNASTSTSVINVTGSPVTTFLAASTHDDKSLDEAIDMRYDC